The Sulfolobus islandicus Y.N.15.51 sequence GGGGTTCAACTTAAACTAAACCCAATAAAAAGTGCGGTAAAAGGAAAGAGAATAATTCTTATAGATGATTCAATGGTTACAGGAACTACACTTAAAAATACCATATTTAACTTGAGAAAACTGGGTGCAAAGGAAATCCATGTACTAATAGGAAGTCCTAAATTAATCTCGCAATGTCCATATGGGGTTGAGGTTCCTGAGGAAAAGGAATTAATCTCAGCTAATCTCGATGATGAAAAAATAGCTAGAGTTTTAGGTGCAGATTCTATACATTGGTTGAGTTTAGAAGGTCTATTCAGAGTTATTGGACATAGGAACCTCTGCTTAGGGTGTATGACTAAAAAATACCCATGGTGAGAAAAATGAAAGTATTATTAGTCGGGGATGGAGCAAGAGAAAACGTCCTAGCTCATTCACTAGAAAAATCCACTAAAGGTTACAAGGTCTACGGGCTGTCGACATACATTAATCCTGGAATTAATTCAGTAGTGAAAGCAACTGGTGGAGAGTATTTTATAGGTAACACAAACCAACCAGAAATTGTTAAGGAAGTAATTAAGAAAGTAAACCCAGATTTTGGAGTAGTTGGGCCAGAGGACCCATTATTCCGTGGAATTGCAGACGTTCTTAGACAAGAGGGAATACCAGTATTTGGAGCTAGTAAAAAGTGCGCTAGAATAGAGGAATCCAAAGCATGGGCAAGAGAGTTAATGTGGAAGTATTCTATTCCGGGGAGGTTAAGGTATAAGGTATTTTATACAATAGAAGACGCCGCAAAGTTCATATTAGAATATGGAGGTTCTGTTGCAGTTAAACCCGCTGGCCAAGCTGGAGGAAAAGGTGTTAAGGTAATAGCTGACTTAGAGGCTTACTTAACACAAGATAAAAGAGAGGCACTGACAAAAAGCGTAAACGATATAGGGAGTCTATACAATAAGGAAGGTGAGCCAAGAATTATAATAGAGGAGAAAGTGGATGGACCAGAATATACACTTCATGTTTTAACTGACGGAAAAACAACTATTCCTCTACCTTTGGCTCAAGATTATAAGAACGCATATCAGGATGGGATAGGCCCTGAGACTGGAGGGATGGGGTCAATTTCTGGACCTACTGAATTACTCCCATTTATCAATAACGAGGAGTACCAAACAACTTATGACATAGTTAAAAGGACTATAGATGCAATATATAAAGAGACTGGAGAGAATTACGTAGGAGTCATAGCAGGGCAAATGATGTTAACTGAACTTTGGGGGCCTACGGTAATTGAATATTACTCAAGATTCGGTGATCCAGAGGCTTCGGCCATAATTCCAAGAATAGAGTCTGATTTTGGAGAAATAATTGAGTTTACTGCTACTGGACATTTGAGTAAAGCTCGTATAAAATTAAATGACCAACCTTCTATAGTAAAAGCTGTTGCTACTTTAGGATATCCTATCTCGAAACAAATGGCATCTGGACGTAAGATTGTTTTGGATTTAGATAAGATGAAAGAGCATGGATGTATGGTATTTTTTGGATCTGTGGCGTTAGAGGGAATGCAGCTTATAACCAAAGGCTCCAGAGCTTTAGAAATAGTTGCAATAGGAGATTTCAGAGAAGCTTCTGAGAATTTGGATAAGTGTATTCAATACGTTAGTAGCGATACTAAATTAATATATAGAACTGACATTGGAAGGACAGTTGAATATCAGATCGAGAAGGCTGAAATTATAAGATATTCTTATAAAAATAGAGAAAAAAGAGGAATTCTTGGAGTTTCTGCAGATTGGTCTCCCAATGGTGGGTTGTGGTGAGTGAAGAATATAAGAAAGCAGGAGTTGATTTGGAAAGATTACGTAATTATCATAATGCAATTTCTCAAATAATCTCGTCTACTTATAAAAATACTATTGTAGGAGCAGGGCATTATTCTGGAGTAATTAAGATAGGTAATCTTAACATAGCAATGCATACTGATGGTGTAGGAACAAAGACTTCACTAGCCTTACAAACTGGAATAATAAAACCT is a genomic window containing:
- the purD gene encoding phosphoribosylamine--glycine ligase, whose translation is MKVLLVGDGARENVLAHSLEKSTKGYKVYGLSTYINPGINSVVKATGGEYFIGNTNQPEIVKEVIKKVNPDFGVVGPEDPLFRGIADVLRQEGIPVFGASKKCARIEESKAWARELMWKYSIPGRLRYKVFYTIEDAAKFILEYGGSVAVKPAGQAGGKGVKVIADLEAYLTQDKREALTKSVNDIGSLYNKEGEPRIIIEEKVDGPEYTLHVLTDGKTTIPLPLAQDYKNAYQDGIGPETGGMGSISGPTELLPFINNEEYQTTYDIVKRTIDAIYKETGENYVGVIAGQMMLTELWGPTVIEYYSRFGDPEASAIIPRIESDFGEIIEFTATGHLSKARIKLNDQPSIVKAVATLGYPISKQMASGRKIVLDLDKMKEHGCMVFFGSVALEGMQLITKGSRALEIVAIGDFREASENLDKCIQYVSSDTKLIYRTDIGRTVEYQIEKAEIIRYSYKNREKRGILGVSADWSPNGGLW